A single Carnobacterium inhibens subsp. inhibens DSM 13024 DNA region contains:
- a CDS encoding aldehyde dehydrogenase family protein, producing the protein MSDTTRVNNQKINWFIIQQRQKSRMTETNLSDIRYRKQQLATFKLMLENNQDELLNALYEDLGKSPEEAYVSEIAVLLQEIDFMKRKLTKWQRPKRKRHVRLSSFSKTSIQHHPYGSVLIISPWNYPLHLALLPAIGAIAAGNSCFIKPSEYAPATAKLLAELVENYFSPDNLVVVTGDASVASDLLELPWDFIFFTGSKKVGSIVYEAAAAKQIPIVLELGGKNPCIVDETNLTPSVVQRIIWGKFLNAGQTCIAPDTMYVHESVYAKFLQLAADQIKAFYGSQPIHPSRFGRIAHDKQVEKLMGYLKQGKIYYGGHTDTANRFIEPTLLTDIPVDSSILQEEIFGPILPVIPYTDLATLVHQLKSFPDPLAVYVFSKDKKSIQFLKSELRSGAFSLNQVILHAVSSHSPFGGVGASGFGRYHGMASLDTFSYLRMDYENLLPFNIQKQYPPYQSNDINLLRKWRRWLF; encoded by the coding sequence ATGAGTGATACAACAAGAGTCAATAACCAAAAGATAAACTGGTTTATTATTCAACAACGTCAAAAAAGTAGGATGACAGAAACAAATCTTTCAGATATCCGTTACCGCAAACAACAATTGGCTACTTTTAAGTTAATGTTAGAGAATAATCAAGATGAGTTGCTGAATGCGCTTTATGAAGATTTAGGGAAGTCACCTGAAGAAGCTTACGTTTCTGAAATTGCTGTATTGCTTCAAGAAATCGACTTTATGAAACGTAAACTAACTAAGTGGCAAAGACCTAAAAGGAAACGTCACGTTAGATTAAGTTCATTTAGCAAAACAAGTATTCAACATCACCCTTATGGATCGGTATTGATTATTAGTCCTTGGAATTACCCTTTACATCTAGCACTTCTTCCTGCAATAGGGGCAATAGCTGCCGGGAATAGTTGTTTTATTAAACCTTCTGAGTATGCTCCTGCAACAGCAAAGTTATTAGCAGAATTAGTTGAGAATTATTTTTCACCGGATAATTTAGTGGTTGTCACCGGAGATGCCTCAGTGGCTAGTGACTTATTAGAATTGCCATGGGATTTCATTTTTTTTACTGGAAGTAAAAAAGTGGGTTCAATTGTTTACGAAGCCGCAGCTGCAAAGCAAATTCCGATTGTACTCGAATTAGGGGGAAAGAATCCTTGTATTGTTGACGAAACGAATCTAACTCCGTCAGTTGTTCAGCGAATCATTTGGGGGAAATTTTTAAATGCAGGACAAACCTGTATCGCTCCTGATACGATGTATGTTCATGAATCTGTTTACGCTAAATTTCTTCAACTAGCGGCTGACCAAATTAAAGCATTTTATGGATCTCAACCGATTCACCCTTCACGTTTCGGTCGTATTGCTCATGATAAACAAGTTGAAAAATTAATGGGCTATTTGAAACAAGGAAAAATCTATTATGGTGGACACACGGACACTGCTAATCGATTTATTGAACCGACACTATTAACAGATATCCCAGTTGATAGTTCAATTCTGCAAGAAGAAATATTCGGTCCAATTTTGCCAGTCATTCCTTACACTGATTTAGCAACTTTAGTTCATCAATTGAAATCTTTTCCTGATCCGCTAGCTGTATATGTGTTTAGTAAAGATAAAAAATCCATTCAGTTTTTGAAAAGCGAATTGCGTTCAGGAGCGTTCAGTTTAAATCAAGTGATTTTACATGCTGTCAGCTCGCATAGTCCTTTTGGTGGGGTCGGAGCTAGTGGTTTTGGACGCTATCATGGGATGGCTAGTTTGGATACCTTTAGTTATTTGAGGATGGATTATGAGAATCTCTTGCCTTTCAATATACAGAAACAATATCCTCCGTATCAATCTAATGATATAAACCTTCTTCGTAAATGGAGGCGTTGGTTATTTTAG
- a CDS encoding heavy-metal-associated domain-containing protein yields MKKELTIEGMKCEGCASTVVEKIQAVEGVERVAVDLATKQAIVESQTDIDEAVFNQALSDTNYDVVSSN; encoded by the coding sequence ATGAAAAAAGAATTGACCATTGAAGGTATGAAATGTGAAGGTTGTGCCAGCACAGTAGTTGAAAAAATTCAAGCTGTTGAAGGAGTTGAACGTGTAGCAGTTGATTTAGCTACTAAACAAGCTATTGTGGAAAGCCAAACAGACATTGATGAAGCGGTTTTTAATCAAGCATTAAGCGATACAAATTATGATGTAGTAAGCAGTAACTAA
- a CDS encoding CopY/TcrY family copper transport repressor, translated as MTNKTQPTISDAEWEIMRVVWTNHTVTSKDITEIIKEKMNWKQATIKTLIGRLVEKGMLKTEAIGNKYLYSPSVTEEESLKSKTSDFFEHLCNRKVGATLAELLSEATLSHSDVQLLEEIIQRKKMEAVDVVSCNCTPGQCDCQHYHH; from the coding sequence ATGACAAACAAAACTCAGCCAACCATTTCAGATGCGGAATGGGAAATTATGCGGGTAGTTTGGACTAATCACACGGTGACTAGTAAAGATATTACAGAAATAATAAAAGAAAAAATGAATTGGAAACAAGCGACGATTAAAACATTGATTGGTCGGTTAGTTGAAAAGGGAATGTTGAAGACAGAAGCAATCGGAAATAAATATTTGTACAGTCCTTCAGTTACTGAAGAAGAAAGTTTGAAAAGCAAAACATCCGATTTTTTTGAACACCTTTGCAATCGAAAAGTTGGGGCAACGCTAGCAGAATTGCTTAGTGAAGCCACGTTAAGTCATTCGGATGTACAGCTATTAGAAGAAATAATACAACGAAAAAAAATGGAAGCAGTGGATGTTGTATCGTGTAATTGCACGCCGGGCCAATGTGACTGTCAACACTATCATCATTAA
- a CDS encoding motility protein A gives MGALIALIIGFGSMIIGFMGEGGHVGALISWTPAVIVFGGTLGSVLLAFPLEYIKNIGKILKVSFTAKSKDLTTIIVYFSTIAAKVKREGVLSIESEAADSSDVDPFIKKGIQLIVDGESYEMIRDTLELEMDAIAERHKTGAAIFNSAGGTAPTMGIVGTVLGLVHVLGGLADADMSQLGASISSAFLATLYGLASANLVFLPIATRLKKIAQKEEMEKELILEGILMLQQGVRPNLITEKLTGFLNGTEIVVDSSNIEEGKAVPEL, from the coding sequence GTGGGAGCATTGATTGCATTAATTATTGGATTTGGATCTATGATCATAGGCTTTATGGGAGAAGGAGGACATGTAGGTGCACTTATTTCTTGGACGCCAGCTGTGATCGTTTTCGGAGGTACTCTTGGAAGTGTCTTGTTAGCATTTCCTTTAGAATATATAAAAAATATTGGGAAAATTCTTAAAGTGTCATTTACTGCAAAGTCAAAAGACTTAACGACTATCATTGTTTACTTCAGTACGATAGCTGCTAAAGTAAAAAGAGAAGGCGTATTGAGTATTGAATCTGAAGCTGCAGATAGTTCTGATGTTGATCCATTTATAAAAAAAGGCATTCAATTAATAGTAGACGGCGAATCCTATGAAATGATACGAGACACATTAGAACTTGAAATGGATGCTATAGCAGAGCGTCATAAGACTGGAGCAGCTATTTTTAATTCAGCTGGCGGTACTGCTCCTACAATGGGAATTGTTGGAACAGTATTAGGTTTGGTCCATGTATTAGGTGGCTTAGCAGATGCAGATATGTCTCAACTGGGTGCAAGTATCTCTTCTGCATTTTTAGCAACTCTTTATGGACTGGCTAGTGCAAACTTAGTCTTCCTGCCTATTGCTACTCGATTAAAAAAAATCGCTCAAAAAGAAGAAATGGAAAAGGAACTAATATTAGAAGGTATTTTAATGCTCCAACAAGGCGTGCGCCCTAATCTAATAACTGAAAAATTAACCGGTTTTCTAAATGGTACAGAAATTGTAGTAGACAGCAGCAATATAGAAGAAGGAAAGGCAGTTCCTGAACTATGA
- a CDS encoding heavy metal translocating P-type ATPase gives MIEKNFTIEGMSCASCAQTVEKATKKLSGVQESTVNLATEKMHITYDEAKLTDKDIQEAVNQSGYKAVTNTKQKNYVIEGMTCASCAQTIEKAVGKLAAVQMVNVNLATEKMSIEYDPDQLVLADVTKAVEEVGYTAHEEVETGDEIDRTREKKAQHIKDMWQRFWISALFTVPLLYISMGHMLGMPLPEFIDPMANAVTFALAQLVLTIPVIILGREFFKVGFKALVKGHPNMDSLVALGTSAAFLYSLISTVAIGMGNTHLAMDLYYESAAVILTLITLGKYFEALSKGKTSEAIKKLMGLAPKQARIMRNGQEVDVAIDEVQVNDLIIVKPGEKMPVDGIVVEGNTSVDEAMLTGESIPVEKTAGDAVIGASINQNGTIKYKATKVGKDTALSQIIKLVEDAQGSKAPIAKLADIISGYFVPIVIVLAVISGLAWYIAGESGVFALTIAISVLVIACPCALGLATPTAIMVGTGKGAEHGVLIKSGGALEKTHKIQTIIFDKTGTITEGKPEVTDIVAVNGMSEEELLILAASAERGSEHPLGEAIVHGAEKKDLSLFKTQTFNALPGHGIEVTIENQSLLLGNKKLMIDHGISIDTVETVSDTLAGEGKTPMYIAKDDQIVGIIAVADTVKANSLKAIEKLHKMGLEVAMITGDNKRTAQAIAKQVGIDRVLSEVLPEEKANEVKKLQAEGKIVAMVGDGINDAPALAQADIGIAIGSGTDVAMESADIVLMRSDLMDVSTAVELSKATIKNIKENLFWAFGYNVLGIPIAMGLLHVFGGPLLNPMLAGAAMSFSSVSVLINALRLKRFKPSSIK, from the coding sequence ATGATTGAAAAAAACTTTACAATTGAAGGGATGAGTTGTGCTTCTTGTGCTCAGACTGTTGAAAAAGCAACTAAAAAATTGTCAGGAGTCCAAGAATCAACGGTTAATCTAGCTACTGAAAAAATGCATATCACCTATGATGAGGCAAAACTTACGGATAAAGATATTCAAGAGGCTGTCAATCAGTCAGGATATAAAGCAGTAACAAACACAAAACAAAAAAATTATGTGATTGAAGGCATGACGTGCGCATCTTGTGCACAAACAATTGAAAAAGCAGTAGGGAAATTAGCTGCTGTACAAATGGTAAATGTTAATTTAGCAACTGAAAAAATGAGTATCGAATATGACCCTGATCAATTAGTTTTAGCAGACGTTACGAAAGCTGTTGAAGAAGTTGGGTATACAGCACATGAAGAAGTTGAAACAGGGGATGAAATAGATAGAACTCGTGAAAAAAAAGCACAGCACATAAAAGATATGTGGCAACGTTTTTGGATTTCAGCCCTTTTCACTGTGCCTTTATTGTATATTTCAATGGGGCATATGCTAGGAATGCCTTTACCAGAATTCATTGATCCTATGGCAAACGCTGTGACATTTGCTCTAGCTCAATTGGTTTTAACTATTCCCGTAATCATTTTAGGAAGAGAATTCTTTAAAGTGGGGTTTAAGGCTTTAGTTAAAGGGCATCCCAACATGGATTCGCTGGTTGCTTTAGGAACGAGTGCTGCATTCCTGTACAGTTTGATTTCAACTGTAGCGATAGGAATGGGAAATACTCATTTAGCGATGGATCTTTATTATGAATCTGCGGCAGTTATTTTGACGTTGATTACGCTTGGAAAATACTTTGAAGCTCTTTCAAAGGGAAAAACATCTGAAGCAATAAAGAAATTAATGGGTCTAGCTCCAAAACAAGCTAGAATAATGCGTAATGGACAAGAAGTCGATGTAGCAATTGATGAAGTTCAAGTAAATGACCTCATCATTGTTAAACCTGGTGAAAAAATGCCGGTCGATGGAATCGTTGTTGAAGGAAATACTTCAGTTGATGAAGCAATGTTGACCGGAGAAAGTATACCGGTTGAAAAAACAGCCGGCGATGCTGTAATTGGGGCAAGTATCAATCAAAATGGGACCATTAAATATAAAGCCACTAAAGTAGGGAAAGATACAGCCTTATCTCAAATCATTAAATTGGTTGAAGATGCCCAAGGTTCGAAAGCTCCCATTGCAAAATTGGCTGATATTATTTCTGGATATTTTGTACCTATCGTTATTGTATTAGCTGTTATATCAGGTTTAGCTTGGTATATAGCAGGTGAGTCAGGTGTATTTGCTTTAACGATTGCTATTTCTGTATTAGTTATTGCTTGTCCTTGTGCACTTGGGCTAGCAACTCCAACTGCTATTATGGTTGGAACAGGAAAAGGTGCAGAACATGGAGTTTTGATTAAAAGTGGTGGAGCATTAGAAAAAACGCACAAAATCCAAACGATTATCTTTGACAAAACAGGTACAATCACAGAAGGAAAACCTGAAGTGACAGATATTGTAGCAGTGAATGGGATGTCCGAAGAAGAACTGCTGATCCTTGCAGCTTCTGCTGAAAGAGGATCAGAACATCCATTAGGAGAAGCGATTGTTCATGGGGCAGAAAAGAAAGACTTGTCTCTTTTTAAAACTCAAACGTTTAATGCACTGCCAGGACATGGAATTGAAGTAACGATTGAGAATCAATCGCTATTATTAGGAAATAAAAAACTAATGATAGACCATGGCATTTCGATAGATACAGTAGAAACAGTTTCCGATACGTTGGCTGGTGAAGGGAAAACACCAATGTACATTGCTAAAGATGATCAAATTGTTGGGATTATTGCCGTTGCTGATACAGTAAAAGCAAATAGTTTGAAAGCTATTGAAAAATTGCATAAGATGGGATTAGAAGTAGCGATGATCACTGGTGATAATAAACGTACAGCCCAAGCAATTGCAAAACAAGTCGGTATTGATCGTGTATTAAGTGAAGTACTTCCAGAAGAAAAAGCAAACGAAGTGAAAAAATTGCAAGCTGAAGGAAAGATCGTTGCGATGGTTGGTGATGGAATCAATGATGCTCCAGCTTTAGCTCAAGCAGATATCGGAATTGCTATTGGATCAGGTACAGATGTAGCTATGGAATCTGCTGATATTGTGTTGATGAGAAGTGATTTAATGGACGTATCAACAGCCGTTGAATTAAGTAAAGCAACCATCAAAAATATCAAAGAAAACTTATTTTGGGCATTTGGATACAATGTATTAGGTATTCCAATTGCGATGGGTCTATTGCATGTTTTTGGTGGACCATTATTAAATCCTATGCTAGCTGGAGCGGCAATGAGTTTCAGCTCAGTATCTGTATTGATTAACGCCTTGCGCTTAAAAAGGTTCAAACCCTCTTCTATTAAATAG
- a CDS encoding OmpA/MotB family protein, whose product MSRRNKKHEEEPENHERWLLSYADFITLLMIFFIIMYSMSEMDKSKYNALASVFNVEMGGGDASIVEGGNGTGNADTGAEGELTEEEKQLEVKEAVDQYIDTSGLNDSVTTSIEERGLVLSFNDALFFDSGDAEIKEDQKNKFADIGRLLNQPALKESFIRVEGHTDSIPVSNPKYKSNWDLSALRASNVAQIIINDAGIQPNRVSVIGYGEYRPKADNKTEEGRNENRRVDILILNSEFNNAEQVAQ is encoded by the coding sequence ATGAGCAGACGAAACAAGAAACATGAAGAAGAACCAGAAAATCATGAAAGATGGTTACTCTCCTATGCAGATTTCATCACACTCTTAATGATATTTTTTATCATTATGTATTCTATGAGTGAAATGGATAAATCAAAATACAATGCTCTGGCTTCTGTTTTCAATGTTGAAATGGGTGGCGGAGATGCAAGTATCGTTGAAGGTGGAAACGGAACTGGAAATGCGGATACTGGAGCAGAAGGAGAATTAACGGAAGAAGAAAAACAACTAGAGGTTAAAGAAGCTGTTGATCAATATATTGATACCAGTGGATTAAACGATAGTGTAACAACATCTATTGAAGAAAGAGGATTAGTTCTCAGTTTTAATGATGCCTTATTTTTTGATAGTGGAGATGCAGAAATTAAGGAAGATCAAAAAAATAAATTTGCAGATATTGGAAGATTGTTGAATCAGCCTGCTTTAAAAGAGAGTTTTATTCGAGTGGAAGGACATACGGACTCTATTCCTGTCTCAAATCCAAAGTATAAATCAAACTGGGATCTTTCTGCATTAAGAGCGAGTAATGTTGCTCAAATTATTATAAATGATGCTGGGATTCAGCCTAACAGGGTTTCTGTCATAGGATATGGGGAATACCGGCCAAAAGCAGATAATAAAACCGAAGAAGGAAGGAATGAGAACAGAAGAGTTGATATTTTGATTTTGAATAGTGAATTTAATAACGCTGAACAAGTAGCACAATAA
- a CDS encoding glycosyltransferase: MLWKIPLALKKDKRLSEGKTLSIIIPARNEANRLPKLLNSLKEQSTYNVEIIVVDDDSKDQTVAIAKRYGVQVIERNSTEEGLGKSAACWRGAQKSDGDWLLFLDADTYFDDQFSLQHLLNTYQSVGENGILSFQPYHKIAHLYENLSAVFNIILMAGMNTFTPIGDKLKAAGSFGPCILCTREDYFNVGGHKEIQGAIMDDLALGELFDKNGFPVRCYSGKETISFQMYPEGIKALVEGWTKSFGTAVQSTHPLVTSIISSWISGSFFSVFALIGALNIGHFNLVLSTSLLCILYLMQFYWLARRVGNFKFYALVLYPFQFLFFIGLFAWSLVLTKVFHRVKWRGRNIEV; this comes from the coding sequence ATGCTTTGGAAAATTCCTTTAGCATTAAAAAAAGACAAACGGCTAAGTGAAGGGAAAACGTTATCGATTATTATACCTGCTAGAAATGAAGCAAATCGTTTACCAAAACTACTAAACTCATTAAAAGAACAATCAACCTATAACGTAGAAATAATAGTAGTCGATGATGATTCAAAAGATCAAACGGTTGCTATTGCTAAACGTTATGGCGTTCAAGTAATAGAAAGAAACAGTACTGAGGAGGGTCTCGGAAAATCCGCAGCTTGCTGGCGTGGAGCCCAAAAGTCCGATGGAGATTGGTTGCTTTTTTTAGATGCAGATACGTACTTTGATGATCAATTTAGTTTACAGCATTTACTAAACACCTATCAATCGGTTGGTGAAAATGGCATTTTATCTTTTCAGCCTTATCACAAAATAGCCCACCTATATGAAAATTTATCTGCAGTTTTTAATATTATTTTAATGGCTGGAATGAATACTTTTACACCTATAGGGGATAAACTTAAAGCAGCTGGATCTTTTGGTCCATGTATTTTGTGTACAAGAGAAGACTATTTTAATGTTGGCGGTCATAAAGAAATACAAGGAGCAATCATGGATGATTTAGCATTAGGGGAGTTATTCGACAAAAACGGATTTCCTGTTCGTTGTTATAGCGGAAAAGAAACCATTTCTTTCCAGATGTATCCAGAAGGAATAAAAGCATTAGTGGAAGGGTGGACAAAAAGCTTTGGAACTGCTGTGCAATCTACTCATCCATTAGTCACATCAATCATTTCAAGTTGGATCAGCGGAAGTTTTTTCTCTGTTTTTGCTTTAATAGGAGCTTTGAATATAGGCCACTTTAACTTAGTACTATCAACTAGCCTTTTGTGTATCCTGTATCTTATGCAGTTTTATTGGCTAGCTAGACGAGTAGGAAACTTTAAGTTTTATGCACTCGTTCTCTATCCGTTCCAATTTTTATTTTTTATTGGATTGTTTGCTTGGTCACTTGTTTTGACAAAAGTTTTTCATAGAGTGAAGTGGCGAGGGCGTAATATAGAAGTATAA